Proteins encoded together in one Streptomyces sp. B1I3 window:
- a CDS encoding bifunctional glycosyltransferase/CDP-glycerol:glycerophosphate glycerophosphotransferase — protein sequence MAPRLTVVVPLYNVEEYLGACLESLAAQTMTDLEVVMVDDGSTDDSACVAMEFARRDTRFRLIRQENAGLGAARNAGAGQAHPDGRFLTFVDSDDVVPAGAYTRMLAELDASGSDFATGNVLRLRANGALEQSPMFRRPMETHRRATHVTRDWILLGDRIACNKVFRRSFWDQHAFAFPTGVLYEDISVVLPAHFLARSVDVVEEPVYHWRDRDGSITTRRAVARGIRDRVTAVTTVSRFLAERGMTEARRRYDEHALSGDLWLFIEALPDGDADFHEAFLTHANAFADTVEPAVLAGLPVHLRVKWQLIRERRTAELLALLAHESEGRDTFHVRGLLRPRAQYPGVEGPLPHRVTALSDADLPVHAHLTEAVWRDGKLHLKGYAYVRNAPGRSAGTGWLRAGRKLIPLRMRRTVTDEAAARSGRTLHRYERSGFETVVDPRRLTTRGARTVWKLESVVLAGGRPRRGPMRLLGNPAAPAVRYVDERNRIVPVLSGNKLELRAERIDAVLAGHAPARAEDGNGNAVRIAVRVLGGEPPTALRALRLLEWRTKETREFPLAADEGADGRTVVADVPLDTFRCSDGDWGVQLVGAGRPLTVAARPETEAGRYPLAGGRELYAAANPSGDLVLIDRVVQPVVVRVSWPQDGDLTLEGTFPATSGRPVELVLRHAGHQEEAAFPVERTGAAFRTVPTPAAVDGTGGVLPLAEGRWYPFLRERGERDPERYLPLRAVPQLHSGLPVHRESGGRRFTLERRFHDRLSLESGSALPLRDRGAYGQSRLREGYATARTRGLRDAVLYSSFDGRQYSDSPRAVHEELARRDTGVEHLWVVRDQQAAVPAGVRAVALHSAEWHEALARSRWIVTNTQLPDWFERADGQFVVQTWHGTPLKRIGRDLEGSPCADAAYMASMPRRAAQWSVLVSPNTFSTPVLRRAFGHTGEVLECGYPRNDLLFAPERAKAAVAVREALGVPDGRRVVLYAPTWREDRPKQSGRYGLDLQLDLDHAEKELGDDHVLLVRRHYLVGGSIPETGFVRDVSRYPDVAELMLISDVLVTDYSSLMFDFAQTGRPMLFHTYDLEHYRDTLRGFCFDFENLAPGPLVPTSQGVVEALRDPGAATAAHREAYDRFRASFCDLDDGTAAAQVVDRMLKGARA from the coding sequence ATGGCACCCCGTCTCACCGTCGTCGTCCCGCTCTACAACGTCGAGGAGTACCTCGGAGCCTGCCTGGAGTCGCTGGCCGCACAGACCATGACCGACCTGGAAGTCGTCATGGTCGACGACGGATCGACGGACGACAGCGCCTGCGTGGCCATGGAGTTCGCCCGCAGGGACACGCGGTTCCGGCTGATCCGGCAGGAGAACGCAGGACTCGGCGCCGCACGCAACGCGGGCGCCGGACAGGCCCATCCCGACGGGCGGTTCCTGACGTTCGTCGACAGCGACGACGTCGTACCGGCCGGGGCCTACACGAGGATGCTGGCCGAACTCGACGCGTCGGGATCCGACTTCGCGACCGGCAACGTCCTGCGGCTCCGGGCGAACGGCGCACTCGAGCAGTCCCCGATGTTCCGCAGGCCGATGGAGACCCACCGAAGGGCCACCCACGTCACCCGGGACTGGATCCTCCTCGGCGACCGCATCGCCTGCAACAAGGTCTTCCGCAGGTCCTTCTGGGACCAGCACGCCTTCGCGTTCCCGACCGGGGTCCTGTACGAGGACATCTCCGTCGTCCTCCCCGCGCACTTCCTCGCCCGGAGCGTCGACGTCGTCGAGGAGCCCGTCTACCACTGGCGGGACAGGGACGGCTCGATCACCACCCGGCGGGCAGTGGCCCGCGGTATCCGCGACCGCGTCACAGCGGTGACCACGGTCAGCCGGTTCCTGGCCGAGCGCGGCATGACGGAGGCCCGGAGGCGCTACGACGAGCACGCGCTCTCCGGCGACCTGTGGCTGTTCATCGAGGCGCTCCCGGACGGCGACGCCGACTTCCACGAGGCCTTCCTCACCCATGCCAACGCCTTCGCCGACACCGTCGAACCGGCCGTTCTCGCCGGGCTGCCCGTGCACCTGCGGGTCAAGTGGCAGCTCATCCGCGAGCGCAGGACGGCCGAGCTCCTCGCGCTCCTCGCCCACGAGTCCGAGGGCCGGGACACCTTCCACGTCCGGGGCCTGCTGCGCCCGAGGGCGCAGTACCCGGGCGTGGAGGGGCCCCTGCCGCACCGGGTCACCGCCCTGTCCGACGCGGACCTCCCGGTGCACGCGCACCTCACCGAGGCCGTCTGGCGGGACGGGAAGCTGCACCTCAAGGGGTACGCGTACGTCCGCAACGCCCCGGGCAGGTCGGCCGGTACCGGCTGGCTGAGGGCGGGAAGGAAGCTGATCCCGCTCCGGATGCGCAGGACGGTGACGGACGAGGCGGCCGCCAGGTCGGGCAGGACCCTGCACCGCTACGAGCGGTCCGGTTTCGAGACCGTGGTGGACCCCCGCCGGCTCACCACCCGGGGTGCCCGCACGGTCTGGAAGCTGGAGTCCGTCGTCCTCGCCGGTGGCCGGCCGCGCCGGGGCCCGATGCGGCTGCTGGGCAACCCGGCAGCGCCCGCGGTGCGGTACGTCGACGAGCGCAACCGGATCGTGCCCGTGCTCAGCGGCAACAAGCTGGAGCTGCGCGCCGAGCGGATCGACGCGGTACTGGCCGGACACGCGCCGGCCCGCGCGGAGGACGGAAACGGGAACGCGGTACGGATCGCGGTGCGCGTCCTGGGCGGGGAGCCGCCGACGGCCCTGAGGGCCCTGCGCCTCCTGGAGTGGCGCACGAAGGAGACCCGGGAGTTCCCCCTGGCGGCGGACGAGGGCGCGGACGGCCGCACCGTCGTCGCCGACGTGCCGCTGGACACGTTCCGGTGCTCCGACGGTGACTGGGGCGTCCAGCTCGTGGGTGCGGGCCGCCCGCTGACGGTCGCGGCCCGCCCGGAGACCGAGGCCGGGCGGTACCCGCTGGCCGGGGGCCGCGAGCTGTACGCCGCGGCCAACCCCTCCGGCGACCTCGTCCTCATCGACCGGGTCGTGCAGCCCGTCGTCGTACGGGTCTCGTGGCCGCAGGACGGTGACCTCACCCTGGAAGGGACCTTCCCGGCGACATCCGGCCGCCCGGTCGAACTCGTGCTGCGCCACGCCGGCCACCAGGAGGAGGCCGCCTTCCCGGTGGAGCGCACGGGGGCCGCGTTCCGTACGGTGCCGACCCCGGCGGCCGTCGACGGGACGGGCGGTGTTCTGCCCCTCGCGGAGGGCCGCTGGTACCCCTTCCTGCGTGAGCGGGGCGAGAGGGACCCGGAGCGCTACCTGCCGTTGCGTGCGGTGCCCCAGCTCCACTCCGGGCTTCCGGTGCACCGGGAGTCGGGTGGGCGCCGCTTCACCCTGGAGCGGCGTTTCCACGACCGGTTGAGCCTGGAGTCCGGCAGCGCCCTGCCCCTGCGGGACCGGGGCGCGTACGGACAGAGCCGGCTGCGCGAGGGGTACGCCACCGCGCGGACCCGGGGGCTGCGCGACGCCGTGCTGTACTCCAGCTTCGACGGGCGGCAGTACTCCGACTCGCCCCGTGCCGTCCACGAGGAGCTGGCCCGCCGCGACACCGGCGTCGAGCACCTCTGGGTGGTGCGCGACCAGCAGGCCGCCGTACCCGCCGGGGTCCGTGCCGTCGCCCTGCACAGCGCCGAGTGGCACGAGGCCCTGGCCCGCAGCCGCTGGATCGTCACCAACACGCAGCTGCCGGACTGGTTCGAGCGGGCGGACGGCCAGTTCGTCGTCCAGACCTGGCACGGCACCCCGCTCAAGCGCATCGGCCGCGACCTTGAGGGCAGCCCGTGCGCCGACGCCGCCTACATGGCGTCCATGCCGCGGCGCGCCGCCCAGTGGAGCGTGCTGGTCTCACCGAACACCTTCTCCACCCCCGTCCTGCGCCGCGCCTTCGGGCACACGGGTGAGGTGCTGGAGTGCGGCTACCCGCGCAACGACCTGCTGTTCGCCCCCGAACGGGCGAAGGCGGCCGTCGCCGTACGGGAGGCGCTGGGCGTGCCCGACGGCAGACGGGTGGTGCTGTACGCCCCCACCTGGCGCGAGGACCGGCCCAAACAGAGCGGCCGGTACGGGCTCGATCTCCAACTGGACCTGGACCACGCGGAGAAGGAGCTCGGGGACGACCACGTCCTGTTGGTGCGCCGCCACTACCTGGTCGGCGGCAGCATCCCCGAGACCGGCTTCGTCCGTGACGTGTCGCGCTACCCGGACGTCGCCGAGCTGATGCTGATCAGCGATGTGCTGGTCACCGACTACTCCTCCCTGATGTTCGACTTCGCCCAGACCGGCCGCCCGATGCTCTTCCACACCTACGACCTGGAGCACTACCGCGACACCCTGCGCGGCTTCTGCTTCGACTTCGAGAACCTCGCGCCCGGCCCCCTCGTCCCCACGTCGCAGGGCGTCGTCGAGGCGCTGCGCGACCCGGGGGCCGCGACCGCCGCCCACCGCGAGGCGTACGACCGCTTCCGTGCGTCCTTCTGCGATCTCGACGACGGTACGGCGGCGGCGCAGGTCGTGGACCGGATGCTGAAGGGGGCGCGGGCATGA
- a CDS encoding glycosyltransferase: MSRSREVRDVFIVSNSTDELGGVTGWTHRTARLLRERGHRVHVIGVHASELKMALPEPPGYPVTALYPAHPPTPWSPKGARDRLRLTARRREAARVAEKRCAVERLSEIFRTARPGGVVIVSQVWAMEWVGEADTSGLRVIGMSHESYAYSRASHRYRWIRNHYKGLDRWLVLTEEDADIWAGDGMNNVGSMPNALAALPDVPSPRREKVVASIGRLTDQKGIDMLLDAWALVAPQRPDWRLDVYGAGEDEASLRAQCTDLGLDGSVRWRGRTDDVPGALAASSVFVQSSRGEGFPLALLEAMASGVPCAAFDCAPGVREIVRDGEDGLLAPAGDIGALADRVLRLTGNPRMRDAMGDRARIAVQRFSEEEIMDRWEDLFAFLER, from the coding sequence ATGAGCCGCAGCCGTGAGGTCCGTGACGTGTTCATCGTCTCCAACAGCACGGACGAACTCGGGGGTGTGACGGGCTGGACGCACCGGACCGCGCGGCTGCTGCGGGAGCGGGGCCACCGGGTGCACGTCATCGGCGTCCACGCGTCCGAACTGAAGATGGCCCTGCCCGAACCGCCCGGTTACCCCGTCACGGCGCTGTACCCGGCCCACCCGCCGACCCCGTGGTCCCCCAAGGGGGCGCGGGACCGCCTCCGGCTCACGGCCAGGCGGCGTGAGGCGGCACGCGTGGCGGAGAAGCGGTGTGCCGTCGAACGGCTCTCGGAGATCTTCCGCACGGCGCGGCCCGGCGGGGTGGTGATCGTCAGCCAGGTCTGGGCGATGGAGTGGGTCGGCGAGGCGGACACGTCCGGCCTGCGGGTGATCGGGATGAGCCACGAGTCCTACGCCTACTCCAGGGCGAGCCACCGATACCGCTGGATCAGGAACCACTACAAGGGGCTCGACCGCTGGCTGGTCCTCACCGAGGAGGACGCCGACATCTGGGCGGGCGACGGGATGAACAACGTCGGTTCCATGCCCAACGCCCTGGCCGCGCTGCCCGATGTGCCCTCGCCCCGGCGGGAGAAGGTGGTCGCGAGCATCGGCCGGCTCACCGACCAGAAGGGCATCGACATGCTCCTGGACGCCTGGGCGCTGGTGGCCCCGCAGCGACCCGACTGGCGTCTGGACGTGTACGGGGCCGGCGAGGACGAGGCGAGCCTCAGGGCACAGTGCACGGACCTGGGGCTGGACGGGTCGGTCCGGTGGAGGGGCCGCACGGACGACGTCCCCGGAGCGCTCGCGGCGTCCTCCGTCTTCGTCCAGTCCTCACGCGGCGAGGGCTTCCCCCTCGCGCTGCTGGAGGCCATGGCGAGCGGGGTGCCGTGTGCCGCGTTCGACTGCGCGCCGGGCGTGCGGGAGATCGTGCGCGACGGCGAGGACGGACTGCTGGCACCCGCCGGAGACATCGGCGCGCTCGCCGACCGGGTCCTGCGGCTCACCGGCAACCCCCGGATGCGGGACGCGATGGGGGACCGGGCGCGGATCGCCGTCCAGCGGTTCTCCGAGGAGGAGATCATGGACCGCTGGGAGGACCTGTTCGCCTTCCTGGAGCGCTGA
- a CDS encoding TylF/MycF/NovP-related O-methyltransferase, which translates to MSRKTRVLSGGMAWRNAVNGVLQQLTGYELRRATVPAPRTSPVTKTEQPAPSAKQQATVKPVSAGQSAAAKKPQFPADYDDEAKDIIRAVKPYTMTSPERLNAFVLATRHIVKHDIPGDIVECGVWRGGSMQACAKTLLSLGETGRDLYLFDTYEGMTPPTAEDLRRDGRPARELLDAQGKDRPIWAVASLEDVRAGFEQVPYPKDRVHYVRGKVEDTVPGQAPERISILRLDTDWYASTRHELRHLYSRLVSGGVLLIDDYGYWQGSRQAVDEFLEETGERLLLLRMDEGRIAVKP; encoded by the coding sequence ATGAGCCGCAAAACGCGCGTACTGTCCGGCGGCATGGCTTGGCGCAACGCCGTCAACGGCGTCCTACAGCAACTCACCGGATACGAGCTCAGGCGTGCGACCGTGCCCGCCCCCCGTACCTCCCCGGTGACGAAGACGGAACAGCCCGCCCCTTCGGCGAAGCAGCAGGCGACCGTGAAGCCGGTTTCGGCCGGGCAGTCCGCCGCGGCGAAGAAGCCGCAGTTCCCGGCGGACTACGACGACGAGGCCAAGGACATCATCCGTGCGGTCAAGCCGTACACGATGACCTCGCCGGAGCGGCTCAACGCCTTCGTCCTCGCGACCCGGCACATCGTCAAGCACGACATCCCGGGCGACATCGTCGAGTGCGGCGTGTGGCGCGGAGGGTCCATGCAGGCCTGCGCGAAGACGCTGCTCTCCCTCGGCGAGACAGGGCGCGACCTCTACCTCTTCGACACGTACGAGGGCATGACCCCGCCCACCGCGGAGGACCTGCGGCGTGACGGCAGGCCGGCCCGGGAACTGCTGGACGCCCAGGGCAAGGACCGGCCCATCTGGGCCGTGGCCTCCCTGGAGGACGTCCGGGCCGGGTTCGAGCAGGTGCCCTACCCGAAGGACCGGGTCCACTACGTGCGGGGCAAGGTCGAGGACACCGTCCCCGGGCAGGCTCCCGAGCGCATCTCGATCCTCCGGCTGGACACCGACTGGTACGCCTCGACCAGACACGAGCTGCGGCACCTGTACTCCCGCCTGGTGAGCGGCGGGGTGTTGCTCATCGACGACTACGGCTACTGGCAGGGATCGCGCCAGGCGGTGGACGAGTTCCTGGAGGAGACCGGCGAGCGGCTGCTGCTGCTGCGCATGGACGAGGGCCGCATCGCCGTCAAACCCTGA
- a CDS encoding CDP-glycerol:glycerophosphate glycerophosphotransferase, translating into MSVPGFSCVITAAPGGEAALRASVETVLDQSLRAVEALVVLPADGDAALRAVAESLAGQAPDRVRVLTPDAPARAVAVLRNTGLDAALGTYVLVLGEGERLQRHACRNLWEAGARTGADLVAGRWSRLTGEGAKEQEPHWQQALIARSRAVARYAEAPELVVHDALVTGFCLRREALERHGLRYDEDLAHSEIFFGPLAAAVVGRIALVRRRIVSGRALPDGGRDLAGLVEAHRRVCHVLVAQGLTGLREERERAFLRDHLVPLVRTFVQLPAAERDRITATAVRVLPDCVPEEALLTLPPVERVGVRLLERGDPDGVLTAAYALRRRGTVAAPLSLGEDGRVYWQGGPDPALDVTELGHQHRTFGELRLMNRLTRYEAGGGRVLLAGRLVLPAHTGPDPDRPLTAHLEFRVRDGSRTFRFPVDDVRRDATGIAWHARIHLTRGLRPIGARDTVWDARMVVEDGRTRSVSDLFAAHDLVGPADRSPALPRLGRTAGDTWQPYVTLKDHLALRLEARGRPARTARRLVHYATHFRPARRARTLLRALRTGVGRLHARGHKVSVYHSWLLRLPVRKGSVVFESHMGRCYGDSPRAVHEEVRRRGLPLHCVWSYENSPDGFPSDARLVRRWSWRYLWALARAEYWVDNQGFPQHLRKPSGTTYLQTWHGSAYKRMGFDETRVRMQNAPQRERLRRAVQRFDHFLVRSEHDVRTLARAYRLPEESLLRTGYPRNDALVAARARDETEGRLPRPPLAAELGLPDHRKVVLYAPTFRAVPGRRRRRPLLLDAARFAERFGDDYTLLVRAHYLEAASLPVCPPGTVVDVSGHHDVSELLALADVLVTDYSSIMFDYALLDRPIVLFAPDLDAYAADRGSYFDLREKAPGPVVGTEDELFAVLARLKSADTGFQERRTAFAEEFGGYDRGDAARAVVDTVFARHIVPARRARTGEAGR; encoded by the coding sequence ATGAGCGTCCCCGGCTTCAGCTGTGTGATCACCGCCGCCCCGGGTGGGGAGGCCGCCCTGCGGGCCTCCGTGGAGACCGTGCTCGACCAGTCCCTGCGCGCCGTCGAGGCCCTCGTCGTCCTGCCCGCCGACGGGGACGCCGCCCTCCGCGCGGTGGCCGAGTCGCTCGCCGGGCAGGCTCCCGACCGGGTGCGCGTCCTCACCCCGGACGCGCCGGCGAGGGCTGTCGCCGTCCTCCGCAACACCGGGCTGGACGCTGCCCTCGGCACGTACGTCCTCGTCCTCGGCGAGGGCGAACGCCTGCAGCGCCATGCCTGCCGCAACCTGTGGGAGGCCGGGGCGCGCACCGGCGCCGATCTGGTCGCCGGGCGCTGGAGCCGGCTGACCGGGGAAGGGGCCAAGGAGCAGGAACCCCACTGGCAGCAGGCGCTGATCGCCCGTTCCCGGGCCGTCGCCCGGTACGCCGAGGCTCCCGAACTGGTCGTGCACGACGCGCTGGTGACCGGCTTCTGCCTGCGACGCGAGGCGCTGGAGCGGCACGGTCTGCGCTACGACGAGGACCTCGCCCACAGCGAGATCTTCTTCGGCCCCCTCGCCGCGGCCGTGGTCGGCAGGATCGCGCTCGTACGCCGAAGGATCGTCTCCGGGCGGGCCCTGCCCGACGGCGGACGCGACCTCGCCGGCCTGGTGGAGGCCCACCGGCGGGTGTGCCACGTCCTGGTGGCGCAGGGCCTGACCGGCCTGCGTGAGGAGCGGGAGCGCGCCTTCCTGAGGGACCACCTCGTGCCCCTCGTGCGCACGTTCGTGCAGCTCCCCGCCGCCGAGCGTGACCGGATCACCGCGACGGCCGTCCGGGTGCTGCCGGACTGCGTCCCGGAGGAGGCGCTCCTGACCCTCCCACCCGTGGAGCGCGTCGGTGTCCGGCTGCTTGAGCGTGGCGACCCGGACGGGGTGCTCACGGCGGCGTACGCGCTGCGCAGGCGGGGCACCGTGGCCGCGCCGCTCAGCCTGGGCGAGGACGGGCGGGTGTACTGGCAGGGCGGCCCCGATCCGGCCCTGGACGTCACCGAACTCGGCCACCAGCACCGCACGTTCGGCGAGCTGAGGCTGATGAACCGCCTCACCCGCTACGAGGCCGGCGGCGGCCGGGTCCTGCTGGCGGGCCGGCTCGTCCTGCCCGCCCACACCGGCCCCGACCCGGACCGGCCCCTGACCGCCCACCTGGAGTTCCGGGTGCGGGACGGCTCCCGCACGTTCCGCTTCCCCGTCGACGACGTACGGCGCGACGCCACCGGGATCGCCTGGCACGCCCGGATCCACCTGACCCGTGGGCTGCGCCCGATCGGCGCCCGCGACACCGTGTGGGACGCCCGCATGGTGGTGGAGGACGGCCGCACCCGCTCGGTCAGCGACCTGTTCGCCGCCCACGACCTGGTCGGTCCGGCGGACCGTTCACCCGCCCTGCCCCGGCTGGGCCGGACGGCCGGGGACACCTGGCAGCCCTACGTCACGCTCAAGGACCACCTGGCGCTCCGGCTCGAAGCCCGCGGGCGTCCCGCACGCACGGCCCGGCGGCTCGTCCACTACGCCACCCACTTCCGCCCCGCCCGCCGGGCCAGAACCCTGCTGCGGGCCCTGCGCACGGGCGTGGGCAGGCTGCACGCCCGGGGCCACAAGGTCTCCGTCTACCACTCCTGGCTCCTCCGGCTGCCCGTCCGCAAGGGCTCCGTGGTCTTCGAGAGCCACATGGGCAGGTGTTACGGCGACAGCCCCCGGGCCGTGCACGAGGAGGTGCGCCGCAGGGGCCTGCCCTTGCACTGCGTCTGGTCGTACGAGAACTCCCCGGACGGCTTCCCGTCAGACGCGCGGCTCGTACGCCGATGGTCCTGGCGGTATCTGTGGGCTCTCGCCCGGGCCGAGTACTGGGTCGACAACCAGGGCTTCCCCCAGCACCTGCGCAAGCCGTCCGGCACCACCTACCTGCAGACCTGGCACGGGTCGGCGTACAAGCGCATGGGCTTCGACGAGACGCGGGTGCGGATGCAGAACGCCCCGCAGCGCGAGCGGCTCCGGCGGGCCGTGCAGCGTTTCGACCACTTCCTGGTCCGCTCCGAGCACGACGTACGCACGCTGGCCCGCGCCTACCGGCTTCCGGAGGAGTCCCTGCTGCGCACGGGATACCCGCGCAACGACGCCCTGGTCGCGGCGCGTGCCAGGGACGAGACGGAGGGACGTCTGCCACGGCCGCCACTCGCGGCGGAGCTCGGACTGCCCGACCACCGCAAGGTCGTGCTGTACGCGCCGACGTTCCGCGCCGTTCCCGGCAGGCGCCGGCGACGGCCGCTGCTGCTGGACGCCGCACGCTTCGCGGAGCGCTTCGGCGACGATTACACGCTGCTGGTGCGGGCCCACTACCTGGAGGCGGCGAGCCTGCCCGTGTGCCCACCCGGCACGGTCGTGGACGTCTCGGGCCACCACGACGTCAGCGAACTGCTCGCGCTCGCCGACGTCCTCGTCACCGACTACTCGTCGATCATGTTCGACTACGCGCTCCTGGACCGCCCGATCGTCCTGTTCGCCCCCGACCTCGACGCGTACGCCGCCGACCGTGGCAGCTACTTCGACCTGCGGGAGAAGGCTCCCGGGCCGGTCGTCGGGACCGAGGACGAGCTCTTCGCCGTGCTGGCCCGGCTGAAGAGCGCGGACACCGGCTTCCAGGAGCGGCGCACCGCCTTCGCCGAGGAGTTCGGCGGCTACGACCGGGGGGACGCGGCCCGTGCGGTCGTCGACACCGTCTTCGCCCGGCACATCGTCCCGGCCCGTAGGGCCCGTACCGGGGAGGCCGGCCGATGA
- a CDS encoding class I SAM-dependent methyltransferase, whose translation MHRSAYEQMELCVEEYLPRSRGYRVVDLGSRISGKQTRTHKGLLADHDIDYVGVDVLDGPNVDAVMTRPYRIPVRSRSADVVLSGQAFEHIPFFWVTMLEIARVLKPGGHAFITAPSRGHVHDAQDCWRYYPDGFRAMAAHSRLELREAYTDFPPVKGIWHDYRSIDAKAAYWGDSVGVFRKPQRYPRLAMFAVRETAVWWANRVGGVERVPLPRPLDGRERCGRPESPAVASTAG comes from the coding sequence ATGCACCGGTCCGCCTACGAGCAGATGGAACTCTGCGTCGAGGAGTATCTGCCCAGGTCCCGCGGGTATCGGGTGGTGGACCTCGGCTCACGGATCTCGGGCAAGCAGACCCGCACCCACAAGGGGCTGCTGGCGGACCACGACATCGACTACGTCGGCGTCGACGTGCTCGACGGGCCCAACGTGGACGCGGTGATGACCCGGCCCTACCGCATCCCCGTCAGGTCCCGCAGCGCCGACGTGGTCCTGTCGGGTCAGGCGTTCGAGCACATTCCCTTCTTCTGGGTGACGATGCTCGAGATCGCCCGCGTACTGAAGCCCGGCGGCCACGCCTTCATCACCGCTCCCTCGCGCGGTCACGTCCACGACGCGCAGGACTGCTGGCGCTACTACCCCGACGGCTTCCGTGCGATGGCAGCCCACTCGCGCCTCGAACTCCGCGAGGCGTACACGGACTTCCCGCCGGTCAAGGGCATCTGGCACGACTACCGGTCCATCGACGCCAAGGCCGCCTATTGGGGCGACTCCGTCGGTGTCTTCCGCAAGCCGCAGCGCTACCCCCGGCTGGCCATGTTCGCCGTGCGGGAGACGGCGGTCTGGTGGGCCAACCGGGTCGGTGGGGTGGAGCGGGTGCCGCTGCCGCGTCCGCTGGACGGCCGGGAGCGGTGCGGGCGGCCGGAGAGCCCCGCGGTCGCATCAACGGCAGGTTGA